The region GACCGCTATGTACGCCGCACGTTGACCAAAACCATCAAACTGCGCAATCCGCGCAGCGGAGCTTGATACTTATGGCTGAATTGAAAAGACTGCAAAGTGTGCGCAACGAAAGCGGCGTGATCCTGATCACCGTGCTGTTGCTGATGTTGATCATGACCTTTCTCGGCATCATGGTGATCGATACCTCAACCATCGACATGCAGATCGCCGGGAATTTCAAACGGACGACGACGGCATTTGAAGGCGCAGAGGCCGGGGTGGAGATGGCGATACCAATTATTGAGCGAACGATGTCTACCGGCTCAATGTTGTCGTACAACGCGCTGACAACCGCACCGAACTCTATCGCTTCTGACTTGGTGACTGAAATCACCGGCGGTGCCAACAACTCATCAGACGGTCTTTGCGGTGGTTCGGCAGCCCCGGACATTGTCATTGCCGACCTCAACGGCGTCAAAATCGAGGTGGATATCGATCGTCTGGTTTCTGACGCCATTGCCGGCTCCTCTCTTGAATTTGCTTCGGGGTATGAGGGAATCGGTGCCGGCGCCGCCGG is a window of Desulfuromonadaceae bacterium DNA encoding:
- a CDS encoding pilus assembly PilX N-terminal domain-containing protein, translated to MAELKRLQSVRNESGVILITVLLLMLIMTFLGIMVIDTSTIDMQIAGNFKRTTTAFEGAEAGVEMAIPIIERTMSTGSMLSYNALTTAPNSIASDLVTEITGGANNSSDGLCGGSAAPDIVIADLNGVKIEVDIDRLVSDAIAGSSLEFASGYEGIGAGAAGGGTSVLFRIVSQGTR